A single genomic interval of Porphyromonas sp. oral taxon 275 harbors:
- a CDS encoding flavodoxin — protein MSKIGIFYGSSTGSTSEVAQRLGKALGAEANIFDVASASAAEAAAFDVLLLGSSTWGIGDLQDDWEDFLPKLAEQPLSGKKVALFGCGDADSYPDSFCEALAKIKEGLAGAGVTFIGAIAPEGYSYDATASEEDGKLIGLCIDEANQSDLTDERIEKWVALIQPEL, from the coding sequence ATGAGCAAGATTGGTATTTTCTACGGCTCTTCTACGGGCTCGACGAGTGAGGTAGCACAGCGCCTCGGTAAGGCACTCGGTGCTGAAGCAAACATCTTTGACGTAGCGAGCGCAAGCGCTGCAGAGGCAGCAGCCTTCGACGTGCTCCTCCTCGGCTCCTCGACCTGGGGGATCGGTGACCTGCAGGACGACTGGGAGGACTTCCTCCCCAAGCTCGCTGAGCAGCCCCTCTCTGGGAAGAAGGTAGCCCTCTTCGGCTGTGGAGATGCCGACAGCTATCCCGACAGCTTCTGTGAGGCTCTGGCTAAGATCAAGGAAGGCCTGGCGGGTGCTGGCGTGACCTTCATCGGCGCGATCGCTCCCGAAGGCTACAGCTACGACGCTACGGCCTCCGAAGAGGATGGCAAGCTCATCGGGCTCTGCATCGACGAGGCCAATCAGTCCGACCTCACCGATGAGCGCATCGAGAAGTGGGTAGCTCTGATCCAGCCCGAGCTCTAG